The Paenibacillus sp. RUD330 genome has a segment encoding these proteins:
- a CDS encoding pitrilysin family protein has product MQKLSYPGVEETLYHEQLPNGLQVYVLPKEGFQKTYATFSTRYGSVDNHFGIGDGPLARVPDGIAHFLEHKMFEEPAGDIFATFASQGASANAFTSFDRTVYLFSATEQIEANLTTLINFVQNPYFTDQNVDKEKGIIAQEINMYSDNPDWRVYYGLIEALYQVHPVHIDIAGTVESIYKIDKEMLYRCYETFYHPSNMLLFIVGGVDAEKVFELVRSNQAAKTYEPLGEIKRFFDPEPQGVNTPRKEIRLQVSLPKCLFGFKEKTNGLDSAALLRRDVTTKLMLETILGSSSPTYQQLYDDNLISDSFGYEYNCSTDYGFSIIGGDTKDPDALVARVKEAVASMQQSGLDAEAFERTKRKRIGSYLRMLNSPESIAGEFTRYKFRGQDLFELLPAYESITLDEADARLREHFDFGQLAVSVVLPPAEA; this is encoded by the coding sequence ATGCAGAAGCTCAGTTATCCCGGCGTCGAAGAAACGCTTTATCACGAACAGCTGCCGAACGGGCTGCAGGTTTACGTGCTGCCCAAGGAAGGGTTCCAGAAGACGTACGCGACCTTTTCGACCCGCTACGGCTCGGTAGACAATCATTTCGGCATCGGCGACGGACCGCTTGCCCGCGTTCCGGATGGAATCGCCCATTTTCTAGAGCACAAAATGTTCGAGGAGCCGGCCGGAGACATTTTCGCGACTTTCGCCTCGCAGGGCGCTTCCGCGAATGCGTTCACGAGCTTCGACCGGACGGTCTACCTGTTCTCGGCGACAGAGCAGATCGAGGCCAACCTGACGACGCTGATCAACTTCGTCCAGAATCCGTACTTCACGGACCAGAACGTCGACAAGGAAAAAGGAATCATCGCGCAGGAAATCAATATGTACAGCGACAATCCGGACTGGCGGGTCTACTACGGCCTGATCGAGGCGCTGTATCAGGTGCATCCGGTCCATATCGACATCGCCGGAACGGTGGAATCGATCTACAAGATCGACAAGGAAATGCTTTACCGCTGCTACGAGACCTTCTACCACCCTTCCAACATGCTGCTGTTCATCGTCGGCGGCGTCGATGCGGAGAAGGTATTCGAGCTGGTGCGGTCCAACCAGGCCGCCAAGACGTATGAGCCTCTCGGCGAAATCAAGCGCTTCTTCGATCCCGAGCCGCAAGGCGTGAATACGCCGCGCAAAGAGATCCGGCTGCAGGTCTCGCTGCCGAAGTGCCTGTTCGGCTTTAAGGAGAAGACCAACGGCCTCGACAGCGCTGCGCTGCTGCGCCGGGACGTCACGACCAAGCTGATGCTGGAAACGATTCTGGGCTCCAGCTCCCCGACCTATCAGCAGCTGTACGACGATAATCTCATCTCCGATTCGTTCGGATACGAATACAACTGCAGCACCGATTACGGCTTCTCCATCATCGGGGGCGATACCAAGGACCCGGATGCTCTCGTCGCGAGAGTCAAGGAAGCGGTGGCGTCCATGCAGCAGAGCGGGCTTGATGCCGAAGCTTTCGAGAGAACGAAGCGCAAGCGGATCGGGAGCTACCTGAGAATGCTCAATTCCCCCGAGTCGATCGCAGGCGAATTCACCCGGTACAAATTCCGCGGACAGGATCTGTTCGAACTGCTGCCGGCTTACGAGAG
- a CDS encoding pitrilysin family protein — translation MAFQQGSHGRIRLHVLPTKRFKTFAVSLFAGIPLQESTVTATALAPFVLRRGTASHPETIQFREQLDNLYGAGFGFDIYKRGNSQIVQFRMDVINDRFVAAEQSLLAASMKLLGEAVTQPALDHGAFRSKYVDSEKVTLTKKLESIINDKIRYAAERCMEIMCANEPYRLHALGRIADVGAITPQSLYDSYRRWLETAVFDLYVVGDTTLEEVKELASASFKLPDTAPSKYGSPDIRFPQEGVKNVVERLEVAQGKLNLGLRTGVAYGDDDYAAALMYNGILGGYPHSKLFMNVREKESLAYYASSRLDGHKGLCTIQSGIEIANYDKAVAIIQEQLESMKRGELSELEISQTKAMLTNSLRELQDSAYEMIAYDFNSVLSGKERSAGELLEDVRAVTPEDIVRVAEGVKLDTIYFLRDKKEA, via the coding sequence ATGGCGTTTCAGCAAGGGAGCCACGGCCGCATCCGGCTGCATGTGCTGCCGACCAAAAGGTTCAAAACCTTCGCCGTCTCTTTATTCGCGGGCATTCCGCTGCAAGAGTCCACCGTCACGGCGACCGCGCTCGCTCCGTTCGTGCTGCGGCGCGGCACGGCCTCGCATCCGGAGACGATCCAGTTCCGGGAGCAGCTGGACAACTTGTACGGCGCCGGCTTCGGCTTCGATATTTACAAGCGGGGCAATTCCCAGATCGTCCAGTTCCGGATGGATGTCATCAACGACCGCTTCGTCGCCGCGGAGCAGTCGCTGCTCGCCGCTTCGATGAAGCTGCTCGGAGAAGCCGTCACTCAGCCGGCACTGGACCATGGAGCCTTCCGGAGCAAGTACGTCGACAGCGAGAAGGTCACGCTCACCAAAAAGCTGGAGAGCATCATCAATGATAAAATCCGCTATGCGGCGGAACGCTGCATGGAAATCATGTGCGCCAACGAGCCCTATCGGCTGCATGCCCTCGGGCGCATCGCCGATGTGGGAGCCATCACCCCGCAATCGCTGTACGATTCGTACCGCCGCTGGCTGGAGACCGCCGTTTTCGACCTCTATGTCGTCGGCGATACGACGCTTGAGGAAGTGAAGGAGCTCGCGTCGGCATCGTTCAAGCTTCCGGATACGGCTCCCTCGAAGTACGGAAGCCCGGATATCCGCTTCCCGCAAGAAGGGGTGAAGAATGTCGTCGAAAGGCTGGAGGTGGCCCAAGGAAAGCTGAATCTCGGCTTGCGCACGGGAGTCGCCTACGGCGATGACGACTATGCCGCCGCATTGATGTACAACGGCATTCTGGGCGGCTACCCGCATTCCAAGCTGTTCATGAATGTAAGGGAAAAAGAAAGCCTGGCTTATTACGCATCCTCGAGGCTGGACGGCCATAAAGGGCTGTGCACGATCCAGTCCGGCATTGAAATCGCCAACTACGACAAAGCGGTCGCCATCATCCAGGAGCAGCTGGAGAGCATGAAGCGCGGCGAGCTGTCGGAGCTGGAGATCAGCCAGACCAAAGCGATGCTGACGAATTCCTTGCGGGAGCTCCAGGACTCCGCCTACGAGATGATCGCCTACGATTTCAACAGCGTCCTGTCCGGCAAGGAAAGGTCGGCCGGCGAGCTGCTTGAGGACGTGCGCGCCGTGACGCCCGAAGACATCGTGAGGGTTGCGGAAGGCGTCAAGCTGGATACGATCTACTTCCTGCGCGACAAGAAGGAGGCCTGA
- the sleB gene encoding spore cortex-lytic enzyme, whose translation MKIRLIVMTIAAMLLVLSLYTLKDELPGRSSETFSSATIRQGSSGKDVVELQGRLRYLGYYEGKIDGSFGPKTKNSVTWFQWKFGMKSDGVVGAKTKLKLWEATKNWKPTAADFPGGESGAAAGGNAGNTGNAGNSGNGSGGDIGKSNKLNLSANDIKIMANAVYGESRGEPYEGQVAVAAVILNRLKSPEFPNSISGVIFQSLAFTAVADGQIWLTPNERAKQAVEDAINGWDPSDGCLYYFNPETATSKWIWSRQQVKTIGKHIFCM comes from the coding sequence ATGAAGATACGTTTGATCGTCATGACGATCGCGGCCATGCTGCTGGTGCTCAGCCTTTATACGCTCAAGGACGAGCTGCCCGGCAGGTCAAGCGAAACGTTCAGCAGCGCCACCATCCGCCAGGGCTCATCGGGCAAGGATGTCGTGGAGCTTCAAGGACGTCTCCGATATCTAGGCTATTACGAGGGCAAGATCGACGGAAGCTTCGGACCGAAGACGAAAAACTCCGTCACCTGGTTCCAATGGAAGTTCGGCATGAAATCCGACGGAGTCGTCGGAGCGAAGACGAAGCTCAAGCTATGGGAAGCGACGAAAAACTGGAAGCCGACGGCAGCCGATTTTCCGGGCGGTGAATCCGGCGCTGCCGCTGGCGGCAATGCCGGGAACACCGGCAATGCCGGCAATTCCGGCAACGGTTCCGGCGGAGACATCGGCAAGTCGAACAAGCTCAACCTGTCGGCCAACGACATCAAAATCATGGCCAATGCCGTATACGGTGAATCCCGCGGCGAGCCTTATGAAGGCCAAGTCGCCGTCGCCGCGGTCATCCTGAACCGTCTCAAGTCGCCCGAATTCCCGAACTCGATATCCGGCGTCATCTTCCAGAGCCTCGCTTTCACCGCTGTCGCGGACGGCCAGATCTGGCTGACGCCGAACGAACGGGCCAAGCAGGCGGTTGAGGACGCCATCAACGGCTGGGATCCTTCGGACGGCTGCCTCTATTACTTCAATCCGGAAACCGCCACCTCCAAATGGATCTGGTCGCGCCAGCAAGTGAAGACGATCGGCAAGCATATTTTCTGCATGTAA
- a CDS encoding DNA translocase FtsK yields the protein MLAKKRRRKRRTFGENLKYEVYGILLITVSVIALSGEATVGRSLSKLFELLLGKFYFVLALVGIAVGLYVMVTRSWPTGWTYRRTGILLLVFAFTLMSSMSEIDRKLGPGDLISGSAIMQQLGQDIREGVLSTGGSAAAPAAGSISGGYLGAIQYSLLYTLFGYFGAKLLLIVMFAISLMLITGRSYVDIGRVVRIRAVHMIKLLQAKAAARPRKPKPPAAAAQPSATTSGRTAAADHLGYGLNGDDDDDYGSTAVSPSPRKGRSLFFSWGGQSRDSQEADADGEWMIDEEPAGKPAAAPAVSIKAREAKERPPAADPAPWDDQDEEGEDWEDASFHGNAFPADPVPGGQTAGLVAEADGTDPGEWLAEDDFPAPAPSRHPAEISEALAGPEGDGEPSPAAASAVRESKPYRLPPLSLLAKPANSGRGADTGDLNDSRRKLEATLESFGVRAKVLDVVPGPAVTRYEVQPATGVKVSRIVSLTDDIALALAAKDIRMEAPIPGKSAIGIEVPNAEVAVVTMREVMETPTFSSAASKLSIAFGRDIAGQSIVGNLAKMPHLLVAGATGSGKSVCINGIITSILYKAAPDEVKFMMIDPKMVELNMYNGIPHLLAPVVTDPRRASLALKKIVVEMEKRYELFSKSGTRNIEGYNGLMKDNPAAVLPYIVVIVDELADLMMVAAKDVEDSITRLAQMARAAGIHLIIATQRPSVDVITGVIKANIPSRIAFGVSSQVDSRTILDMVGAEKLLGRGDMLFLPVGMSKPIRVQGAFLSDSEVEAVVDYARSQAAAEYKEDLVPELDDSGAGADGEVLDELFDQAMQIVVDAQQASVSLLQRRMRVGYTRAARLVDQLEAKGVVGPYEGSKPREVLMTADQFQASQKHA from the coding sequence ATGTTGGCCAAGAAACGTCGGCGCAAAAGACGCACTTTCGGCGAAAATTTAAAATATGAAGTTTATGGAATATTGCTCATCACGGTTTCGGTAATCGCCTTGTCCGGCGAAGCTACGGTCGGCAGATCGCTGTCCAAGCTGTTCGAGCTGTTGTTGGGCAAGTTTTATTTTGTGCTTGCGCTTGTCGGAATCGCTGTCGGACTGTACGTGATGGTGACCCGTTCCTGGCCGACCGGCTGGACCTACCGCCGGACCGGAATCCTTCTGCTTGTGTTCGCGTTTACGCTCATGAGCTCGATGTCGGAGATCGACCGCAAGCTCGGTCCCGGCGATCTCATCAGCGGATCGGCCATCATGCAGCAGCTCGGCCAGGATATCAGGGAAGGCGTGCTCAGTACGGGCGGATCAGCGGCGGCGCCCGCTGCCGGATCGATCAGCGGCGGCTACCTCGGAGCGATCCAGTATTCATTGCTCTACACGCTGTTCGGCTACTTTGGAGCCAAGCTGCTCCTCATCGTTATGTTCGCGATATCCTTGATGCTCATAACAGGGCGCTCCTATGTCGATATCGGCCGCGTTGTCCGCATCAGGGCTGTCCATATGATCAAGCTGCTTCAGGCCAAAGCAGCGGCGAGGCCGCGCAAGCCGAAGCCTCCCGCCGCGGCTGCGCAGCCTTCGGCCACAACGAGCGGCAGGACTGCCGCTGCCGATCATCTCGGCTACGGGCTGAACGGCGACGATGACGATGACTATGGAAGCACGGCCGTGTCTCCATCGCCGCGCAAAGGACGCTCTCTCTTCTTCAGCTGGGGCGGTCAAAGCCGGGACAGTCAAGAGGCTGATGCGGATGGGGAATGGATGATCGACGAAGAGCCTGCCGGCAAGCCTGCCGCCGCTCCGGCCGTCTCGATCAAAGCCAGGGAAGCGAAAGAACGTCCCCCTGCAGCCGATCCGGCTCCATGGGACGACCAGGACGAAGAAGGAGAGGATTGGGAGGACGCATCCTTCCATGGGAATGCCTTTCCTGCCGATCCGGTTCCAGGCGGTCAGACCGCCGGTCTGGTTGCCGAAGCCGATGGAACGGACCCAGGCGAATGGCTGGCGGAAGACGACTTCCCCGCTCCGGCGCCTTCCCGCCATCCTGCCGAGATATCGGAGGCATTGGCAGGTCCGGAGGGGGATGGGGAGCCATCGCCTGCTGCGGCTTCGGCCGTACGGGAATCGAAGCCTTACCGGCTGCCGCCGCTTTCCCTGCTGGCCAAGCCCGCCAACTCGGGCAGAGGCGCCGATACCGGCGATCTGAACGATTCGCGCCGCAAGCTCGAGGCGACGCTGGAGAGCTTCGGGGTCCGGGCCAAGGTGCTGGATGTCGTGCCTGGACCGGCGGTCACGAGATACGAGGTCCAGCCGGCGACAGGGGTCAAGGTAAGCCGGATCGTCAGCCTTACCGATGACATCGCGCTCGCGCTGGCCGCCAAGGATATCCGCATGGAAGCGCCGATTCCGGGCAAGTCCGCGATCGGAATCGAGGTTCCGAATGCCGAGGTCGCGGTCGTGACCATGCGCGAAGTCATGGAGACGCCGACGTTCTCCAGCGCGGCGTCCAAGCTGTCGATCGCTTTCGGGCGGGATATCGCCGGCCAGTCCATCGTCGGCAATCTGGCCAAGATGCCCCATCTGCTCGTCGCCGGAGCTACCGGATCGGGCAAATCGGTCTGCATCAACGGCATCATCACGAGCATCTTGTACAAAGCGGCGCCGGACGAAGTGAAGTTCATGATGATCGATCCCAAAATGGTCGAGCTGAACATGTACAACGGCATTCCGCATCTGCTCGCTCCCGTCGTCACCGATCCGCGGCGCGCTTCGCTGGCGCTCAAGAAGATCGTCGTGGAGATGGAGAAGCGGTATGAGCTGTTCTCGAAGTCGGGCACCCGCAACATAGAAGGCTACAACGGTCTGATGAAGGACAACCCTGCCGCCGTGCTGCCTTACATTGTCGTCATCGTCGACGAGCTGGCGGATCTGATGATGGTCGCAGCCAAGGATGTCGAGGATTCGATCACCCGCCTCGCGCAGATGGCGAGGGCGGCCGGCATCCATCTCATCATCGCTACCCAGCGTCCGTCCGTAGACGTCATCACAGGCGTGATCAAGGCCAATATTCCTTCCCGGATCGCTTTCGGCGTCTCGTCGCAGGTCGATTCCCGGACGATTCTCGACATGGTCGGAGCGGAGAAGCTGCTGGGACGGGGGGACATGCTGTTCCTGCCTGTCGGCATGTCCAAGCCGATCCGGGTCCAAGGGGCGTTCCTGTCCGATTCCGAAGTCGAAGCCGTCGTCGATTACGCGAGATCCCAGGCTGCGGCGGAATATAAGGAAGACCTCGTGCCGGAGCTGGACGACAGCGGCGCCGGGGCAGACGGGGAAGTGCTGGACGAGCTGTTCGACCAGGCGATGCAGATCGTCGTCGATGCCCAGCAGGCTTCCGTGTCGCTCTTGCAGAGGCGAATGCGGGTAGGCTATACACGGGCCGCCAGGCTGGTGGATCAGCTTGAGGCCAAAGGTGTCGTCGGCCCTTACGAGGGCAGCAAGCCGCGCGAGGTGCTGATGACCGCGGACCAGTTCCAGGCGAGCCAGAAACATGCATAG
- a CDS encoding YlzJ-like family protein has protein sequence MTLYTIMPLEQVLEGIQEERAPSLEIQHEGMLLQVEPIAPGAGKLIRIVQADLERYLNPAYSPGTLIHYGSGSK, from the coding sequence ATGACTTTGTATACGATCATGCCTCTGGAGCAAGTGCTGGAGGGAATCCAGGAGGAGAGAGCTCCATCGCTTGAAATCCAGCATGAAGGCATGCTGCTGCAGGTCGAGCCGATCGCTCCGGGCGCAGGAAAGCTGATCCGGATCGTTCAGGCGGATCTGGAACGGTATCTGAATCCGGCCTATAGTCCGGGCACGCTGATTCATTACGGCTCCGGCAGCAAATAA
- a CDS encoding ATP-dependent Clp protease proteolytic subunit encodes MNKYQEAVASEQAEPSAADKAKLEAIQQLGQMSVPAADPSNIFCMTIIGQVEGHMVLPPQNKTTKYEHLIPQLVAAEQSNKIEGILIVLNTVGGDVEAGLAIAEMISSLSKPSVTLVLGGGHSIGVPIAVAGNRSFIAETATMTIHPIRMNGLVIGVPQTFEYLEKMQERVVRFVTSHSKVKEETFKQLMFKTGELTRDIGTTVIGEDAVKHGLIDEVGGLGQALRELNRLIQAAKPAASSTLPIAAAESAIMEASRAADIGAGGGLPQ; translated from the coding sequence TTGAACAAGTACCAGGAAGCGGTCGCCTCGGAGCAGGCGGAGCCGAGCGCAGCGGACAAAGCCAAGCTGGAGGCGATCCAGCAGCTGGGGCAGATGTCCGTTCCCGCCGCCGATCCATCCAACATCTTCTGCATGACGATCATCGGCCAGGTCGAGGGGCATATGGTTCTGCCCCCCCAGAACAAAACGACGAAATATGAGCATCTGATCCCTCAGCTCGTCGCCGCTGAGCAAAGCAATAAGATCGAGGGCATCCTCATCGTCCTCAATACGGTCGGCGGCGACGTCGAAGCGGGCCTGGCCATCGCGGAAATGATCAGCTCCCTCAGCAAGCCTTCGGTTACGCTCGTGCTTGGCGGCGGGCATTCCATCGGCGTGCCGATCGCGGTCGCCGGCAACCGCAGCTTCATCGCGGAAACGGCCACGATGACGATCCATCCGATCCGGATGAACGGCCTTGTCATCGGCGTTCCGCAGACGTTCGAGTATTTGGAGAAAATGCAGGAGAGGGTCGTCCGCTTCGTCACATCACATTCCAAGGTGAAGGAGGAGACGTTCAAGCAGCTGATGTTCAAGACAGGCGAGTTGACTCGCGACATCGGCACGACCGTAATCGGGGAGGATGCCGTCAAGCATGGCCTAATCGATGAGGTCGGAGGTCTTGGACAAGCTCTGCGGGAGCTGAACCGGTTGATTCAAGCCGCGAAGCCGGCTGCGTCAAGCACGCTGCCGATCGCGGCGGCAGAGAGCGCCATCATGGAAGCTTCCCGAGCGGCGGATATCGGAGCGGGGGGAGGGCTTCCCCAATGA
- a CDS encoding ribonuclease J: MSKKNTQDKLLIFALGGVGEIGKNMYVIQYGNDIVVVDSGLKFPEEDMLGIDIVIPDITYLTDNRDKVRGIVITHGHEDHIGGLPYVLRHLNVPVYGTKLTLGLIESKLKEAGLLGETKRILINADSELELGEIRTTFFKTNHSIPDSVGVCLETPEGTVVHTGDFKFDFTPVNDQFADLQRIAEIGKRGVLALLSDSTNAERPGMTPSESNVGVELTEIFRKSPQRVVVATFASNVHRIQQVFNAAMATKRKVAIVGRSMVNVVTIAVELGYLIVPEGMIIEPEEVNKMAADRVVVLCTGSQGEPMSALTRMARSTHRKIDILPGDTVIIAATPIPGNEKDVGRTVDELFRLGANVIYGPGSVSGVHVSGHGSQEELKLMLNLIKPKYFIPIHGEYRMLRQHAKLGEAVGVEPNNIFLIDIGDTVEFQNGEGRKGSKVPSGNVLIDGLGVGDVGNIVLRDRKLLSQDGILVVVVTLSKQDGTIKAGPDIISRGFVYVRESEGLLDEANRIVTTTLNKLMNDKVNEWASLKTNVKDALGRFLYEQTRRRPMILPIIMEV, translated from the coding sequence TTGTCAAAAAAGAATACCCAGGACAAGCTGCTCATCTTCGCCCTCGGCGGCGTTGGCGAGATCGGCAAGAATATGTATGTCATCCAATACGGCAATGACATCGTAGTCGTTGACTCAGGCCTCAAGTTCCCGGAAGAGGACATGCTCGGAATCGACATCGTCATCCCGGACATCACGTATCTCACCGATAACCGCGACAAAGTCCGCGGCATCGTCATCACCCACGGACACGAAGACCACATCGGCGGCCTTCCGTACGTGCTCCGCCATCTGAACGTTCCGGTATATGGAACGAAGCTGACGCTCGGCCTGATCGAGAGCAAGCTGAAGGAAGCGGGCCTGCTTGGAGAGACGAAGCGGATTCTCATCAATGCCGACTCCGAGCTTGAGCTCGGCGAGATCCGCACGACGTTCTTCAAGACGAACCACAGCATTCCGGATTCGGTCGGCGTATGCCTCGAGACGCCGGAAGGCACTGTCGTCCATACGGGCGACTTCAAGTTCGACTTCACGCCGGTCAACGACCAGTTCGCCGACCTGCAGCGCATCGCCGAGATCGGCAAGCGCGGCGTGCTCGCTCTGCTGTCGGACAGCACGAACGCGGAGCGTCCGGGCATGACCCCTTCGGAGAGCAACGTCGGCGTGGAGCTGACGGAAATTTTCCGGAAGTCCCCGCAGCGCGTCGTCGTCGCCACCTTCGCCTCCAACGTGCACCGGATCCAGCAGGTGTTCAACGCCGCGATGGCTACGAAGCGCAAGGTCGCCATCGTCGGCCGCAGCATGGTCAACGTCGTGACGATTGCCGTTGAGCTCGGATACCTGATCGTGCCTGAAGGCATGATCATCGAACCCGAAGAAGTGAACAAGATGGCGGCAGACCGCGTCGTCGTCCTCTGCACAGGCAGCCAAGGCGAGCCGATGTCGGCTCTGACCCGCATGGCGCGCTCGACGCATCGCAAGATCGACATTTTGCCGGGCGACACGGTCATCATCGCGGCGACGCCGATTCCGGGCAATGAGAAGGATGTTGGCCGTACGGTGGACGAGCTGTTCCGTCTTGGCGCCAACGTCATCTACGGACCGGGCTCCGTATCCGGCGTCCACGTATCCGGCCACGGCAGCCAGGAAGAGCTGAAGCTGATGCTCAACCTGATCAAGCCAAAGTACTTCATTCCGATCCACGGCGAGTACCGGATGCTGCGCCAGCACGCCAAGCTTGGCGAAGCTGTCGGCGTCGAGCCGAACAACATCTTCCTGATCGATATCGGCGACACGGTCGAGTTCCAGAACGGCGAAGGCCGCAAGGGCTCCAAAGTTCCTTCCGGCAACGTGCTCATCGACGGCCTGGGAGTCGGCGACGTAGGCAACATCGTTCTGCGCGACCGCAAGCTGCTGTCCCAAGACGGCATTCTCGTTGTCGTCGTCACGCTGAGCAAGCAGGACGGCACGATCAAGGCCGGCCCGGACATCATTTCCCGCGGTTTCGTCTATGTCCGTGAATCCGAAGGCTTGCTGGACGAGGCGAACCGGATCGTAACGACGACCCTCAACAAGCTGATGAACGACAAGGTCAACGAATGGGCCTCGCTCAAGACGAACGTCAAGGATGCCCTTGGCCGTTTCCTCTACGAGCAGACGCGCCGCCGTCCGATGATTCTTCCGATCATCATGGAAGTTTAA
- the dapA gene encoding 4-hydroxy-tetrahydrodipicolinate synthase yields the protein MDYGRLITAMVTPFHNDGSIDWKTTGLLIDHLIEAQGSDSIVVSGTTGESPTLAEAEKLELFRFAVKHAAGRARIIAGTGSNDTAHSVHLTKLAEQAGVDGILLVVPYYNRPSQEGMYRHFKTIAEATALPVMLYNVPGRTVASMDARTTVRLARDAANIVATKECHSLDHVSEIISGAPAEFRVYTGDDSATLPAMAVGAYGVVSVASHIVGSEMKAMIEAYLDGRTAEAAASHRRLLPVFNGLFKAPNPVLVKKALELKGLPVGGVRLPLVEADDVETSALVQLLGL from the coding sequence ATGGATTATGGCAGATTGATTACGGCAATGGTAACTCCGTTCCACAATGACGGCAGCATCGACTGGAAGACGACGGGGCTGCTCATCGACCATCTTATCGAAGCGCAGGGAAGCGATTCCATCGTCGTCAGCGGCACGACGGGCGAGTCTCCGACGCTTGCCGAAGCGGAAAAGCTGGAGCTGTTCCGCTTCGCCGTCAAGCATGCGGCCGGACGCGCCCGCATCATCGCCGGCACGGGCAGCAATGATACGGCCCATTCCGTCCACTTGACCAAGCTGGCCGAGCAGGCGGGAGTGGACGGCATTCTGCTGGTCGTTCCTTATTACAACCGGCCAAGCCAGGAGGGCATGTACCGCCACTTCAAGACGATCGCCGAAGCGACCGCGCTTCCCGTCATGCTGTACAATGTGCCGGGCCGGACCGTGGCGAGCATGGATGCGCGGACGACGGTCCGGCTCGCTCGCGATGCGGCCAATATCGTCGCGACGAAGGAATGCCATTCGCTGGATCATGTATCGGAGATCATTTCCGGAGCTCCTGCCGAATTCCGGGTCTATACCGGCGATGACAGCGCGACGCTGCCGGCGATGGCGGTCGGCGCCTACGGAGTCGTCAGCGTTGCGAGCCATATCGTCGGATCCGAGATGAAGGCGATGATCGAAGCTTATTTGGACGGACGGACGGCCGAGGCGGCCGCGTCGCACCGCAGGCTGCTTCCCGTGTTCAACGGATTGTTCAAGGCTCCGAATCCCGTGCTCGTGAAAAAGGCGCTGGAGCTGAAGGGGCTGCCTGTCGGCGGCGTCCGGCTGCCGCTCGTCGAAGCGGACGATGTCGAAACCTCCGCCCTGGTCCAGTTGCTCGGCCTATAG
- the dapG gene encoding aspartate kinase, whose product MGVRVLKFGGTSVATKQTRELVVRHIQRELGEGHRLVVVVSAMGRSGDPYATDTLLSLASEEGGEIPARERDLLMGCGEIISAVVLSTALASRGIPCVALTGGQAGVVTGSQFGEARIEEIRTDRMTGHLDRGEVVIVTGFQGQNGQGDLTTLGRGGSDTSATALGAALHAEIVDIYTDVNGILTADPRIVKDAKPLTVVGYAEICNMARQGAKVIHPRAVEIAQQARIPLRVRSTFSDDEGTLVTDMPTALSIASPLRDRHVTGIAHVQGVTQISVRTVEGIADMQLQVFQSMARSGISVDFINVTPAGALYTVFDRDADKAVQVLQGLGFEPETVNGCAKVSVIGGGMNGVPGVMARIVEALTEQGIPILQSADSNTTIWVLVREEHMGNALRALHAKFELHL is encoded by the coding sequence ATGGGGGTACGGGTTTTAAAATTCGGCGGTACTTCGGTGGCGACCAAGCAGACCAGGGAGCTGGTCGTCCGCCATATCCAGCGCGAGCTGGGCGAAGGCCATCGTCTTGTCGTAGTCGTTTCGGCGATGGGGCGCAGCGGGGATCCGTATGCGACGGATACGCTGCTGTCTCTCGCCAGTGAAGAAGGCGGAGAAATTCCGGCGCGCGAACGCGATCTGCTCATGGGCTGCGGAGAAATCATCTCGGCAGTCGTCTTGAGCACGGCTCTGGCATCCAGGGGAATTCCCTGCGTCGCCTTGACGGGCGGCCAAGCCGGAGTCGTGACAGGCAGCCAGTTCGGCGAAGCCCGCATCGAGGAGATCCGCACCGACCGCATGACCGGGCATCTGGACCGGGGAGAAGTGGTCATTGTGACCGGCTTCCAGGGACAGAACGGACAGGGAGACCTGACGACGCTTGGCCGCGGAGGCAGCGATACGTCCGCCACGGCGCTCGGGGCGGCGCTGCATGCCGAGATCGTCGACATCTATACCGACGTGAACGGGATTCTGACAGCGGATCCAAGAATTGTGAAAGACGCCAAGCCGCTTACCGTAGTCGGCTATGCCGAGATATGCAACATGGCTCGTCAAGGGGCGAAGGTCATCCATCCCCGGGCGGTCGAGATCGCCCAGCAGGCCAGAATTCCGCTCCGAGTCCGCTCCACATTCTCGGATGACGAGGGGACGCTCGTGACGGATATGCCGACGGCTCTGAGCATCGCATCGCCGCTGCGCGACCGCCATGTGACGGGAATCGCGCATGTCCAGGGCGTCACGCAGATATCCGTCCGGACGGTCGAAGGCATCGCGGACATGCAGCTCCAGGTGTTCCAGTCGATGGCCCGCAGCGGGATCAGCGTCGACTTCATCAACGTGACGCCTGCGGGTGCTCTTTATACGGTATTCGACCGCGACGCGGACAAGGCGGTCCAAGTTCTGCAAGGGCTCGGCTTCGAGCCGGAGACGGTGAACGGCTGCGCCAAAGTATCCGTCATCGGCGGCGGAATGAACGGCGTTCCCGGCGTCATGGCGCGCATCGTCGAGGCGCTGACGGAGCAAGGAATTCCGATTCTCCAGTCGGCGGATTCCAATACGACGATCTGGGTGCTCGTCCGCGAGGAGCATATGGGCAACGCCTTGCGCGCCCTGCATGCGAAGTTCGAGCTTCATTTATAA